The DNA segment AGCACGCCCCGCCCCTTCGCCAAGCTCCACGAGGGCAGCCTCCAGCACGACGTGGGCCTGCACGCGCACCTCGACCGCCGAACCACCCTGACGTTCCGCTACATCAACAACATCACCCACCACGAGAACACCGACGACGCCTCCTTCGCCGCCAGCCTCACCTGGCGATTCTGATCCCCATGAGCGATCAAAATCCGAGTTTTTTTCACCGCCAAGACGCCAAGGACGCCAAGAAAGAAACCTGCTTTTCTTGGCGCCTTGGCGTCTTGGCGTCTTGGCGGTGATCCTTATTTTTTGAACGCAAAGTGGTATGAGCCGTCAGCTACGAAGGGCCAGCACGCGCTCGATGCGTCGGTCCGGCACCAACCAGACCAGCGCCACGAGCCAGTAGAGGCCGAACCCCACCCACCGGTTGGCGAAGGACAGGAGGATCGCCGCCGCGTAGACCGCGATGGAGAACTTCCCCTTCGCGTCCGCCCCCACCGCGGCCTCCAGCAGCGAGCCGGCGCCGTGGTGATGGATGAGGCAGCGGCTCAGCAGGTAATAGGCCAGGGCCGCCATGAGGAGGACCAGGCCGTACAGCGCCACGGGCCGGGCCGCGAAGTGGTTATCGCCCATCCACGCCGTGGCGAAGGGGATCAGCGAAAGCCAGAAGAGGAGGTGCGTGTTGGCCCACAGGATCGGCCCGTTCACCTTGCCTGCGGCGTGAAGCATGTGGTGGTGGTTGTTCCAGTAGATCGCCACGTAGATGAAGCTGAGGACGTAGCTCACGAACGTCGGCAGCAGCGAGGCCAGCGCCTGGAACGAGGCGCCGTGCGGGACCTTCAGCTCCAGCACCATGATCGTCAGGATGATGGCCAGCACCCCGTCGCTGAACGCCTCGAGCCGCTGCTTGCCCATGTCCCACCTCGGATCCGAGGTTCCACCAAAGCGCATCTCCGGCCGTTTTTCAATCGCAGGAGGGCAGGTACTTCGCCGCCAGCCGCTGGAGGGTGTTCCAGCCCCGGAAAGTCGCCTTCGCGCCCAGGGCTCTCTCGAACACGGCGTTCGAGAATTCCGATTCGCTCTGCTTCACGCGGCACCGCCACCACACCTCGCGGCCGGGACTGCGGAAGTCGTCCACGCCGCTCCGCAGCTCCATGAGCCGAGCCTTCTGGGCGGCGGTGAGCGGAGTCCGCAGGAACGCCACGTTCATGGCCCCTGCTTCCGCCTGCTCCGCCGCCTCGAAGGGGCAGCCCGCCAGGAGCGCGGCCAGCTCCGCCTCGGAACGGAGGAACACCGCCACCTCGAATCCGAGGGAAGCCTTGAGGTGGGCCTCGATCCGCGCGGCAAGCGCCGCTTCCTTCTCCGGCACGGCATCGAAGATCACGTTCCCGCTGGCGATGAAGGTCTCCACGCCCCGCAGCCCCAGCTCCTCGAACAGGCTCTTCAGCCGCGCCATGGGCACGGTCCGGCCACCGACATTGACGGCGCGGAGAAAGGCGAAGGCCCGCGGCATCGCGTGCCTCAGCCCAGCGCCCGGTCCGCCAGGCGGCCGAGGTCCCCGCTTCCCTGGCTGTTGGCGAAGCTCTTGGCCAGGGCGACCAGCATGGCCTCGGCCGAAGCGGAAGGAAGGTGGGGCAGGAGATCCGCCGTCGCGGCGGCGGCCAGGATCTGCGAGGCGTGATTGAAGGTGGGATCGTTGAAGGTGGCCGCCTCCGCCACCCGCGCCAGCGCCTCGTCGGCCTTCCCCGCCCGGCAGAGGGCCTGGGCATGGCCCATGGCCTCCGGCGCCTCGGCGTCGAGGATGGCCTCCAGGAGCGCGCTTCCGTCGGGAACGCCGCCCTTGGGTTGGACCCGCTCCTCGGGCTCATCCGTGGGGAAGAGGTTCACGAGCGCCGCGCCCTGCGCCCAGACGCAGGGATCGGACGGCGGCGTTTCGGCCAGATGGGCCAGGTAGACGAGGGTCCACGCCGTCTTGCCCTCCAGGTCGCGACGGGCGTCCAGGAGTTTCTCGGACGCCGCCTCGACCAGAATGGACAATAGCTGTCCATGCGAAGCGCCGGCCTTGATCCGGCCCGTAAAGGCGTCCAGCATCCCCACAAGCCCCAGGTCGCAGATCTCCCGCACGGCAGCGTCATTCCCAGCCGCCGGAGCATCCGTCGCCTCCCGTTCCATCCGCTTGGCGGCCCGGCGGTACCAGAACGTGTCCTCCTGCGTGGCGGCCAGCCAGGCGGCCAAGCCGAAGAGCCGGCGGCCCGTGGCCTTGGGGCGCTCCAACCGCTCGTGGAGGTCCGCCAGGTGCGCGGTAAAGACGCCCTTGTGGCCCACGTTGGCCATGTCCCCTTCGACCAGCGCCCCCAGCCGGCGGAAGTCCGCGGCGTCGGGCAGGTCGAAGCCCTGGGCCTCGGCGTAGGCCAGGCCCGGCTTGCGGGACTGGATGAACGATTCCAGGTTCCGCCAGGTTCCGCTGCCTTTCGCGGCAACCGCCTGAGCCGTCGTCGCGGAGGCCCGCCGCCCCTCGTGGGCCGCCATGTGGAGCTGGATGGCGAGGGCCCGGCGGAAGGCGCCCTCCGTCAGCAGGGGCCGCAGCCGCAAAACGGCCCGCAGACCGAGGATCCCCTGGGGAACGTGCGGCAGGTACGCCTCCCAGTCGATGCGGGGAATCAGGACTTTCACCGCCTCGCGGAGCCCGTCCCGCAGTCCGTCCGGCTGCGCGAGCTGCGAAGCGAACGCATCGAAGAAACCCTCCGTGGGGATTTCCAGTTCCGTCTGCCAGCGGGAATCGACCATCACGCGCCCTCCAGCGGCAAGTTCCAGGCGGCGGCCACGAGGCGGCCCCAGTGGTGGCTCCAGGCTCGCGTCCACACCAAGCTGCCCTCCTTCATGCCCGAGGCCTCCAGGCGCTCGCGCAGGCCCGCTTCCAGCAAAGCCGAGGCTGGTCCCAGAGCGGCTTCCGCCAGGGCCAGCATGTGGGCTCGGGCGGCGCGTTCGCGGTCGTGGTGATCCAGGTAGCCGGCGGATTCCGGCGAAGGGGCGGCGGCCCTCACGCGCTGCCAGGCCTCGAACGCGGCGCGGGCGGCGGGATCGCCCTTGAGGGGCGCCTTCACGCGGTCCCAATCTCCAGCCGCCGCCAGCTCTGGACCCGCCCGCAGCGAGCTCTCCCGGAGCTTCACCGCCTTCGCCACGTCGCGGTCCACCTGCTTGAGCGCCACGAAAGTGCGGGGCTTCGCCTTCCCCTCGCGGCGGTCGAAGAATCCGTTGAGGGCCGAGATCACCAGATCCATGGGCACGCCGGCAGCCTCCCAGGCGAGCACCTGCCGGTAGTCGTCGGTGGACAGCAGCCCGGCGCGGCCCCAGGCCCGGAACGCCCATTCGCGCTCCAGCCAGTCCTTCTCCTCCCTGCTGTAGGCCATCAGGGGCGTTCCGGCACCAGCCAGGTGCCGTCCTTCAACTGGAGGGCGCCATTCCGCCAGCCCAGCACCTCCTCGGGCACGATCTCCGCCTTCGCGAAGCCCTTCAGGCGGAAGGCGCCGGAGCCCAGCCGATTCCCCTTCCGGTCCCAGACCTCCAGCTGCCAGAGGGTGCCCTCGTGACTTCCGGCCTTGAAGAACACGCCGTCCTTTCCTTCGCCCGCCCAGCGGGCTTCCGCGGGCAGGGCGGCGGGCCGGGAGGGCACTCCGCGGCAACCCGTCAGGAGGCCCACGGAGAGGGCCATCGTGGCAAGGATCATCGAAGGTCGCACCATGCCGGCATTCTACCCGTTAGACTGAGGCGGAGGGGACCATGGTCCTGATCCGAGAACAGATCCGATACAAGAGCCGCAAGGAGATCGAGAAGCTCCGGGAGGCGGGCCGCTTGGCCGCCAACGCGCTTCGCCTGGCCGCCCGCAACGCCAAGGCCGGCGTGAGCCTGCTGGAGCTGGACCGCATCGCCGAGGCCTACATCCGGCAGCATGGCGCGACGCCCAGCTTCAAGGGCTACCACGGGTTTCCCGCCACCCTCTGCACGTCGGTGAACGACAAGGTCGTCCACGGGATTCCGACCAAGTACGTGCTTCAGGAGGGCGACGTCATCGCCATCGACTGCGGCGCCAAGCTGGACGGCTACCACGGCGACACCTGCCTCACCGTGGGCGTCGGAAAGATCAGCGAGGAGGCCCGGCGCCTCATCCAGACCGCCCAGCTCGCGATGTACGTGGGCATCGAGCACTGCCGGCCGGGCATGCGCCTGGGCGACATGGCCACCGCCGTCCAGACCTTCGCCGAGGAACGCGGCTACGCCATCGTCCGCGAGTACATCGGCCACGGCCTGGGCCGCGACCTGCACGAGGATCCCCAGGTGGTCTACGCCGACCAGCGGCCCGGGACCGGCTTCCGGATGGAGCCCGGCCTAACCATCACCATCGAGCCCATCCTCAACACCGGCACCCACAAGTGCCTGGTGGAGCCCGACGGCTGGACCGTCCGCACGCGCGACGGCGGCCTGTCCGCCCAGTTCGAGCACGACGTGGCCATCACCAAGGACGGCCCCGAAATCCTGAGCATCCCGGATCCTGAATTCGAACTGGAAGACGGGCTGTAGGTCCAGCTTCTATGGGTCGCTCATAACGCTGCAAAAGCGGCGTTGTGAGCAGATACCAGTTCGAATTCATGCCATCGAACTGGAAGACGGGCTGTAGCTCTCCCTCTCAAGGCATCGTCCAATCGCGAATGGCGGGCGGCAGTTCCGGCGCCGGGCCTTCATAGCCCATCTGCCGGATCACGTCGGGTGCGGGGACGTTGCCGTCCTTTCCCCGGAAGAGGGCCCGCACAACGCCCTCAGCGGCGAGGTCTCCGCCCGCTTTCACGAAGCGCTGCTCCAGGTAGAACCACTTGGCGTCCCAGCCCAGGAGGCGGGTATGCAGCTCGTAGGATTCGAAAGGATCCAGGCTGCGCCGGTAGCGCATGGAGACGGCGCCCACCAGCGGCTTCCAGCGGTTCCGCACCATGGCGCGGCCCAGACCCGTGCGGAAGGTTAGGTCGAAGCGGCCCAGATCCATCACGCTCAGGAACCGGCCGTTGTTCATGTGGACGTTCACGTCGAGATCGTTGGGCCAGACGCGGAACGTCAGGACCGAGGTCCCAAGGGGCTCCAACCGGGCGCGGAAGCGGAGGGTGAGGCCTTTCACGAGGAGGCGGAACAGGAGGACCATGCCCCAGGCTAGCGGAGGGCTGCGCTACCGTGGAGCCATGTCCGCCACCGCCCTGGCCCCCGCCAAACTGAACCGCTTCCTGGCCGTCCTGGGACGGCGGGCCGACGGGTTCCATGAGCTGGAGCTGGTCACCACCGTCCTCGACGGCGTGCCGGA comes from the Geothrix sp. 21YS21S-4 genome and includes:
- a CDS encoding TMEM175 family protein, which encodes MGKQRLEAFSDGVLAIILTIMVLELKVPHGASFQALASLLPTFVSYVLSFIYVAIYWNNHHHMLHAAGKVNGPILWANTHLLFWLSLIPFATAWMGDNHFAARPVALYGLVLLMAALAYYLLSRCLIHHHGAGSLLEAAVGADAKGKFSIAVYAAAILLSFANRWVGFGLYWLVALVWLVPDRRIERVLALRS
- a CDS encoding DUF1697 domain-containing protein; this translates as MPRAFAFLRAVNVGGRTVPMARLKSLFEELGLRGVETFIASGNVIFDAVPEKEAALAARIEAHLKASLGFEVAVFLRSEAELAALLAGCPFEAAEQAEAGAMNVAFLRTPLTAAQKARLMELRSGVDDFRSPGREVWWRCRVKQSESEFSNAVFERALGAKATFRGWNTLQRLAAKYLPSCD
- the map gene encoding type I methionyl aminopeptidase; translated protein: MVLIREQIRYKSRKEIEKLREAGRLAANALRLAARNAKAGVSLLELDRIAEAYIRQHGATPSFKGYHGFPATLCTSVNDKVVHGIPTKYVLQEGDVIAIDCGAKLDGYHGDTCLTVGVGKISEEARRLIQTAQLAMYVGIEHCRPGMRLGDMATAVQTFAEERGYAIVREYIGHGLGRDLHEDPQVVYADQRPGTGFRMEPGLTITIEPILNTGTHKCLVEPDGWTVRTRDGGLSAQFEHDVAITKDGPEILSIPDPEFELEDGL
- a CDS encoding thioesterase family protein; protein product: MVLLFRLLVKGLTLRFRARLEPLGTSVLTFRVWPNDLDVNVHMNNGRFLSVMDLGRFDLTFRTGLGRAMVRNRWKPLVGAVSMRYRRSLDPFESYELHTRLLGWDAKWFYLEQRFVKAGGDLAAEGVVRALFRGKDGNVPAPDVIRQMGYEGPAPELPPAIRDWTMP